In Limanda limanda chromosome 3, fLimLim1.1, whole genome shotgun sequence, the sequence TTCTCTGTGTGACCGCTCCTTCAGCCAGCGAGGCTCTCTGAATAGACATGTGCGGAGCCACCTTGGCGTACGGCCCTTTCCCTGCCCATGCTGCCCTATGACCTTTTCTCGCCAGTACCGGGTCACAGAGCACATGCGTGTACACCAGCGGTTCACCCATGAGAATGACTTTCACAAGACCTTTGCTTCTTCGATTTGAGGACATGTCACAAAGGTGAAATGTATATTGTCCTGTCACTCAGGGACAGTGTTCAATGAAATGTTTTGCTCTGTTTGCATTTAAGTTCAAAACAATTGtacttttatttcacattttacaaATAGACAGAGAATGTGACAGTATTATCTAGTATGAACTGAATTACTTTCTTCTTTAATGCTCTTGGGTTTACACAGTAAATATTGAAGTGATTTTGTAAAACAGTTGCTTTGCATACACATTTTGTAGATTGTCAGGCAAGTGCTGTTCAAAGCAAATGATGCTGgatttatgtttgtatttaaattttgtttgCACCTAGTCTCTGAATAAAATGCTGAAaaggctgtgtgtgggagacacaGTGGAGCCCAACAGGGGGCGCCACTGTTGGGCTGGGGTCTCACCACAACAGCAGAGACGAACCACTCACTTTTCAGCATTCTTTTATTAAAtaaggtgaaaacataaactcacAAAATGCTAAACTTGAGTCATACACATAACTCATAATAAAACGTCACCTAAAATGCATTTCTGCAAACTCATGGCGACAGAAGCACACGAGGGACACACACGTTATGATATGAATACCACTGCACTCCCTGTTCTCTTTTGGTATGTCTCGCGTTCTATCTTCTGTGAAGAGAGGACAGTGTGTTAAGGTGTCACAGTGTTTGAGTTTATTGGAGTTGCTGTTTAAGGAAGAGCTtacatagtaaaaaaaaacacataaaagtgTCATGGGCAGCCGGAGGTTCTCAGTTTCACCCGGACTGTCCTCCTGTGGCGTCGCTGTGTAAACATAACAAGGAAGATAATCAACGCCGCCTGCTGGCTGCAGAGTAAACAGCAAGTCCTTGTTGATGATAAAGTAATAGATCACAGAAACACCACACAGCCACACGTATCAGACATACATACAATCTGTTTGGccttgtatataaagatagttAGTGCTGGTTTATATTTAGGGCTCAAGGAACATGTTGCTTCATagttcttctctcttctcacgTTGTCCCACCTCAGACGTTTATGTTGCAGCCTTCATTCTGCTGGAGTTTCAGGTGGTGCAGCCATCATCATGACAACAGCCTGAAGAGATGAAAAAGTAAAGTGAAGGTTCTGTTAAGATCTGGTGTTGACGTCCGTTCTGAGAGATCCAATCCCAAATGGTCAGTGCTCATTAAAGGAGTCTCCTGATCTCACATACCCACTCTATGCAGTGttctgcaccagatgggtgaaatgcagaggactaatttccccaatgcacgagtgtgtctttgcatgtttgtgcatgtgtgtgggattaataaaaagtgtatcttatcttatgttCAAACAAATGTCAATTGTGTTTGCCAGGAAAATTGGGGGATTCATGCTGTTTTACCTGACTCTTTGTGGAACGCAGGGCAGCTCCAGCCAGAGTTGACAttacaattaaaataattgcAGCAACAAAAGTGTAGATTATAAAGATCCATTCCAAGCTCCTTCCCATGgcctaaacaaaaacacacatatctcAGACATAATGTATGACACATGGTATCACCCATTACTTGACTGTTGATAccatgaaaaacactgaaaaagatCACTCATTATATTCCTAACTCATCAGTacatttacttttcattttaaaataatacaagaGAAACAAACCGTATGATGTTTGCTTACATTTTTCAGTACCGTATAACAGAGCCTTAACAGATAAATATAAAAGGTTAAATGcataacaaataacaacaacaaataaccaTAACATAAATAATCACCTCATGATGAGATCCTTCGTCTGAAACTGTGATGTTATAATCGTAAATAAAAGGCCTGTAGTAGTGGTTCTGTATTAAATTGGGCAGGATGAGCAAGTCAATCCACAATGACGAGAGTATCGACACAATACTCAGAGCCAAAGATATGGTGACCTACATGCAGACaccagcagagacagacagacaatcaCTTACAAATGTTGGTAATAGTTCACAGAGTATGCAAACAACATGGAGAGCCCTGCAGACAAATCGGTGAGTGAAAGGATCTGTCATTGGtcaataaataagtaaataagtaaGTAAATTTCTGATCGGTTTAATAGGAAAAGCCATGTCAGAAAGAGAAGGCTGATTTGAATCAATGATATATTTTGATCAACTGTTTTATCTGCAAGGCTCAGGGCCCTAAAGTTGCCAGTAatgctttataaatataaaactagAGCTTACGGTTTTCTTGGTTGGATTGTGCTCTGTCAGAATATACATAATCCCACATATGATGAGCTGTGAAAGGAGGAGTAaagatgttttattatattgctTATATACAGTATAGATATTTCCTAAAGCTGATACTTAACTACTAACTCTGTTTTTAGTATAGTTGTTATTCAGCAGTTTATAAATTGgccattcacacctacagtcatTCGAGTCTccaacctaaccccaatctgcatgtctctgtACTGTGGAAGGAAGAACCTGGTAGCAGCCCCAGAAAACCACTGAGATGTGcaaagaacatgcaaactctacACAGaaaccaggattcaaacctGCAAACTTCTGGTTGTTCGGTGATAAACACTGCGAACCACTGATCCATCACCTCTCACTCTATGATCTAATGACCAATATTCCTTTTGTTGTAATACCAACCAGAATTGCCTGAATAATGACAGATGGGGTGATTCTCCACACAGAATAGCTAGAGAGTTCTCCTGCTATTGCAATTGAAATGATAAAGAAAGACGAGCCCAAGACCAACACGACGACctgaaagaaaatcaaaaacagAGTCACACATGAcaccttcatttattttttatttaagcttttatttgttttctctgacaGCAGAATGATTATTTGTTACTGTTAcgcttgtatttgtgtgtctgtgtgtctgtgtgtctgtgtgtgtgtgtgtgtgtgtgtgtgtgtgtgtgtctcacgcCAATAGTCTTGGGTTGCCCTTTCATGAAGCGGTGTAAAGGTTTGCTTCCCCCCACTGTGCTGCCTTGAAGACTTGCATCATTCCCACCTGGTCCACTCACAGTGTACAGCTCGGCAGACATTTTTTGGACTGAATTGATTGCTGtagctgaaaaataaaattgaaaacacagaatTTCTATATTTTGTTTCAGTTAACAATATTTGATCCTTTATGACATGAGTTTAAGGCTCTTTTCGGGTTTCTCGGATTTTTCAATTCTGCAAAACCCGCACTGGATCTTCCCTCAATCTGGACCTATTACATTGAGGCAACTTTTTTTCcgatttttatttgtcttcaataacctttttactttaaaatgagTTTGTATGTCTTCCTGCTTCAAAAAACAATATAAGGAACAAAACCAAATACAAGCAGTAGTGTGTGATTATGACGTGTATTTACAGTCACTTGATTTTATTagctttgtctgtttgttttttgacttATTCAGTGAGCACTGAGCAGCCCTAAGACAAAATTGTATCATAATTATAAGTATTACTATTAGTAGTAGTAACAGTAGTGCTAGTAGTAGTAATATTACAAGCATGTGCCTTATGACGCCAGAAATACTTATTTTGTGTGACACGATGCACACTACAATTCCAACACATTCTCACGACTGATTCATATAAACGAAGTTGACCAACAGCTAACATGAACCTCTGGAAACAGATCAACCGTAAAGACTAAGTTTACTTGTTAAGCAGGAGGTGTTAACATGTGACAGTCCAGTAGAGCAGCGCGTACTTCTACATGGACTTAACACCCACTTACTGTGTTTAAAATTGATCAGAAAAGAGGTTTTCATGGAGATTTATCTGTTTCCATCTCAACAACAAACCCAGCGAGACGAGGACAGGCCAAACCCGCCCAGCTTTAAACGGGCTTCTGGAGTTTCTCGGTCTGGTACCAAAGATAACGTTGTTTTTTCGTCTGTTCCAAAATCGCAGTTCAATGACAGATTGTGTGATGATGCTAAGTGTGTAGTTGATTCGGAGTCACACCACAAACAAAGAGGTTTTAAACAAGAGGAGAGTCAGACCTGGTGCAGCTGTGAGCTCCGTGCTACGCTTCCCTGTGACGGTGCGTTCTCGTGCTCCTCGGAAAAGAGCACTTCTCGAGATGTGATGTGTTTCTGCTTTTGAGGCGTTCACGTGCTTTGAGGTCTGAATGTGGATACAACATGTTTGGCGCATTTAAGCAACGCCATGAAATCTCTTTACAATAAttgcacaacaacaaagaagagaaagacaaattATTGTGTTTAACATATTAATCATTTCAAACATATGGTCATAAATTGTCTGTATCGGctaaaattattatttctggTATTTGCAAGAGATTTACAGACAGTTTGCAAGA encodes:
- the LOC132998903 gene encoding uncharacterized protein LOC132998903 translates to MSAELYTVSGPGGNDASLQGSTVGGSKPLHRFMKGQPKTIGVVVLVLGSSFFIISIAIAGELSSYSVWRITPSVIIQAILLIICGIMYILTEHNPTKKTVTISLALSIVSILSSLWIDLLILPNLIQNHYYRPFIYDYNITVSDEGSHHEAMGRSLEWIFIIYTFVAAIILIVMSTLAGAALRSTKSQAVVMMMAAPPETPAE